In Streptomyces alboniger, the following are encoded in one genomic region:
- a CDS encoding ATP-binding cassette domain-containing protein, whose translation MDDPTDGVHAAAVTAEGLGLEGPRGWAFRGIDIDAQPGSLIALEGPSGSGRTCLLLALTGRMRATEGHARVGRFRLPKQLAAVRRISGLGPVPGVTDLDPALTVAEHLHERALLERRFGGPLRGLLRPRAERRNETRLRVDTALTAAGLDMESLPKGRRTSVRDLERLEALRLSIALALIGRPRVLGVDDTDLKLSDAERAEAWDLLKSITENGTTVVAVCSEAPEGAVVVRTRAQETDSATEPERHGTDDDKETADALPEAGRA comes from the coding sequence GTGGACGATCCGACCGACGGCGTGCACGCGGCCGCCGTCACCGCCGAGGGCCTCGGCCTCGAAGGGCCGCGCGGCTGGGCGTTCCGCGGCATCGACATCGACGCGCAGCCCGGGTCACTGATCGCGCTGGAGGGCCCCTCGGGCTCGGGCCGTACGTGTCTCCTGCTCGCTCTCACGGGACGTATGCGCGCCACCGAGGGGCACGCGCGCGTGGGGCGCTTCCGGCTGCCCAAGCAACTGGCCGCGGTGCGCCGGATCAGCGGGCTCGGGCCGGTGCCCGGCGTCACCGACCTCGACCCGGCCCTGACCGTCGCCGAGCACCTGCACGAACGGGCGCTCCTGGAGCGGCGGTTCGGCGGCCCGTTGCGGGGGCTTCTGCGCCCGCGCGCCGAGCGCAGGAACGAGACGCGGCTGCGCGTCGACACCGCGCTGACCGCCGCGGGCCTCGACATGGAGTCGCTGCCCAAGGGGCGGCGGACGTCCGTACGCGATCTGGAGCGGCTCGAAGCCCTGCGCCTGTCCATAGCCCTCGCGTTGATCGGCCGGCCGCGCGTACTCGGCGTCGACGACACCGACCTCAAGCTCTCGGACGCCGAACGGGCCGAGGCCTGGGACCTGTTGAAGTCCATCACCGAGAACGGGACGACCGTCGTGGCGGTGTGCAGCGAGGCGCCCGAGGGCGCGGTCGTGGTGCGCACCCGCGCCCAGGAGACGGACAGCGCCACCGAGCCGGAACGGCACGGCACCGACGACGACAAGGAGACGGCGGATGCGCTCCCCGAAGCTGGCCGCGCTTGA